The genomic DNA ctgcccagggactggttgttgattggatcgcaggctcaagccatcagacacacacacacacttgatcgaggttTAATTTctgcgctctttctgtggctcgacgcggctacgcagccatgctacgtcagcaaagctcttgacagtcgatgcttttcgtgttcaggtacggtttggaaaatatatttttcttgcatttttcgctggtttcagtccaggtttaacataatatagctgtggtcaggacacactggtggctacgtagttattcaagtcaagcattggagcgatataaacttaaagctgagtgtttatttttaatttgttttgggctgctttttgctctgaattgcagtttttggtgtgtgttaagatttttaattttgaatctactaaggttgcaagatgcctggacggcctatgacagaagagcagaaacgaaagaagagagaaagagaacgagaacgacaaaacggtacaccagtaatagcttaaagttggtggaagaagttactccacaaattcttttcttggacactaaaccgtttgttatttctacggatgagttatttccactggatgcatatttctaaaaagttgtttagtcgttttttcctttgctcaggaatgaaactcgaatttttatttttaactggaattaaataacaatcatctgtacttttttcgaacagaaataatcgaccttttgctggtttgtttggctttaaaatgcgagcgaacaagaagtttttactccgcttgcctaattgtttttgatgtgcctcgacagtgacaagaaaattttgcacttgtgttctacacatgtaatcgcaacgagttctcgcaaaaagtaaggagaaatattaccagcttgtgttttcagaagtttgtttagagcacgtacaggtaatttgttggagatcttgtttgaagtttgtcctttctagccgattctggttctaagccaagctggcgtgtttcaatgaagtacatcaaaatgtaaatgatctcgttttcagagataaagaggaataaataaagtacgatctgtcacatcacgagctatagtacgtctgtgatttctaattttagcgtgattcctattcgctggcttttgacagtcgactctgaaatggcttctttccttttccgttcgcttgctgaggatttgcttgttttcttttcaaactcttgcgattcaagaaaaaataattgcctaactggtgaattcaacagtagatttcgctgtaaaaaccgataacacactcatcccttcgtgatttatgcgatcagtccgaggtttttcgggtgaaattaaccgtggaattcactagttaggcagcgaagaaaatgacataattaagcaatttccgggaaaaccaaaaggcggacagttccaaagcctttcattttcactactcctacagccagtaagaataaacaagccgggagctccgcttttaggcttggctaaatctatatattaaacaaCATGATTTGTTTTTACAGCTCATCTTACACATGcacaaatatttattaatatttaaaataCTAAACAAACATTGCTATATGATGTGCACCTGTAGTCACAGTGTTAGGGAAACTATCATATGCTTATCAGTCCACAGTATGTCTCCATTTGCATTTCTTGTGACATAACTATGTGCATCTCTGAATGCAAACACAGTTACTGGAGTTacacttttcattttctttgccgcTGAAGGGCTTGATGCCCAAACTGATGACAGCAGCTCCACAAAGAAAGTCCCTGATATATCTGTCAGTCTGTAATGACGTAAAGATGAAATACAGTTCTTGCAAAAATGCAAAAGTCCAAAACCATAAAATCGATAGTTTGGACGGTTCACATCATTGGAAGCAACACTGTTTAGTTCAATGTGTGCTTTGCGTTGTGAAGGTGCTTGGTCTGAAGAAACTTGTATGCACCTTGCACTAATACAAGGCTGACTTTCAAGATCTAGCCTTTTACATCTGGTGCAAACGTCCTTCAAAGAAGGAATCTGCAGTTCTTGGCATTGCCTGCCAAAAGACAGTTGCTACAGGCTTCCAGGCATTCGAGAACTTCACTCAACTCCCTTTTGACACTTCCAGCATCACCACCAGCAGAAATGAACTTAGTAAACATGTTAACATGAACTTGACCAGAAGCATCACAGACATCAAATTCCTTGACTTCACTGATTCATGAACAATTATCCGAAATGTACTTATGAACAGCAGTATTGCCTTCCTGGTAAAGTTCCCTCATTTGACACAGTTCTATTTTGGGGATGATTCCACCATTTTCCTGTTTAGGAAAGGTCCCAATATTCAATGGCATTCCATCATAATGAACAacagtaaaacatttctttaatcCTGGTGCTTCAAAACAAGGAATACCACCAAGAGAGTGTAATAAAGTTAACAACAACATGATATTGTTTAGATGTGGACCAGAGTTATATACAGGTGCTAATCTTCGTGAATGGAGTGTAGACAATGATGGACCAGGATGACAGTAAGAGACTGTTGGTGCAACTACATCCCTGTGCTCTTTAAGACCAAAGCGTTTCCCAGCAAGGTAGAACTTTCCTTGCAGGTATAGTCTTTCCTTGCAGCTAGTTCAGCAAGCGATTCACAATAACTGGACAGAGTTGGCCACTGCTCCCACTTTGTAAGAGGGCTTGGCTGCGACAATTGCTCCGTCATAAAGGcatcaatagggagcttaagcaccgACGACGAATGACAGGACGACGACCACCGGAAGTAAAATCGTGATGCTTTGAATGAATTGCGCATGTCAGTCTCAGTCAAGGCGTCGTTGTGCATACGTCGACGACTGAATTTTGAGTGAGTTGGCGTTCTCCCGAAAACGTAAGTAAGTTAACCTGTTTAAACTCGCGAAACCTCGGTTTATACCCTGGCTTTATTTTGCATGAATTATTTGATTCTTTATTGGTTGAGGAAGGCTGTTTTTATCGGATTTTGTTGTTTATAACTTATTCTGTGAATGCGCCACTGACgagtgattttttttcaggaaatcAAACATGGCTTCTTCTCAAGACACTACGAAGAAAGGGTAAGTATCAGGGCTTTGTAGATGCCATTACTCGGTACTTTGCCAGTAACTTACATCAGCTATTAGTGAAGTAAATTCTTGCTTAAGGTTACTTAAAATTTGGCCCTAAAGTTCTATTTTTCTATCATCGAACAGAAACAAGTATTTTCAGTGGTCATCGGAACACGATGTGATCATGTGTCGTGAAGTTCTTGTCTCGGAACCGTTTAATTTCAAACCGAGGAGCCCAGAAAGGGGAAAGGTTTGGGACGCTATTGCCCAGCGGCTGAATGCCATTGACCAGCCAAAGTTCAGAGTATCCGCCAGAGCTGTCCGTGACAGGTACTCTCTCTTGACTGCAAAGCAAGCCCAAAAATTAAGGGACGAGGAGAAAGCGTCAGGAATTCATGTCGAAATATCAGAACTGGATAGTTTGCTGGAAGAAATTTTAGAGAGAGAAAAGGATGGTAAAGCTTAAATTGAGTCGCAGGATCTTGACAAAAATAGAAAGGCagaaaaggaaaaggcaacagCAGAAGAAGTGAGAAAACAAGCAATGGAAAGAATGGCTGATACTAAAAAAAGGGAGAATGATGAATCGGATAAAGGCAATGGAAAGAAGAAGGTAAGAAGAAGCACAAGTGATACAATTGATTATCTGAAGGAAAAATCAGCGAAAGATCAtgatttgaaagaaaaggaacttgaaCTGAGGAAAAGGGAATTGGAACTTGCTGCAGATGAACAAGCTCAAGCTGCTCAGCAACAAGACAGTATGATGCGTGCTTTCATGAGTCAAATGCAGGAGCAACAACAAAGCTTGCAAGCAATGCTTATTACACAGCAGCAACAGCAGAACAAAATCTTGATGGCTTTAATGGAGAATAAGAAAAAGGAATAAATGTGCCAGTGGAACACCTGTTAATGGCACCATCAAAAGATGTTGAGTTTTTATAGTTTGTGAATATGTTGTTTGAATTGTAAAGCCTGGCAGGCACAAAAAGGGAAGAGCAGGGTGGGGCAGGGGGGTATGTAAGAGAAAAGGGGGAGGCACACCTGGTACAAGAACCCATTTTTGCATTGTGCCCAACAAATGTTTTGTGGTCTAGTCACATTGCCCGGTCAATTAACTGTCAACACTTTCACCAATAAGAACAAGGTTTTACACACCACTTGGTTATGTAACCAAGGAATTTTTGTTTACCAAAAATCGATGAATACTGCAAAATCCCAATGACAAGCCCTATAGGCTTATACAATGTTTTATACATAGCGCTGGGTGGGGGTGTTGAAATCTGACCTTGGTATAACCATGACTTGGtgtgaaaataataaaaatgggTATCAgcaaatcaaaattgttcgactACACAAATGAACAGAAGGTCGTTCTTATGGCAGGTGTACCTTTCCTCTCCCTATCTGCTCTTCCTTTTCCTTGCCCTCCCAATTTCATTTCGACACCTGTTTTGAAGGCTACAAAATGAGATGCTTTACTATTTTGTAATCCCACAATACACTATATCTAAATGTGCTGTACATCCAGGGACATTTGGAAAACAATAGTCTTATGCATTCTTTTTGGACAGAGGGGGGTTGGGGTTAGTAGACTGTAAAAAACTCCCAAGAGGATGACAGTCGATAGGCGCGCTCAAGCGTAGTTCGTACTAGGTACTTTTCTCTaggtaatttttatttaattttaatttttattatttttttcttgcaggaAGGATACTTTTTTTTGGTCAGCTAGTAAAAAAAAGCATAATTTGCCCTCGATAACAGGAACTATTTTACAGCCCGGCCTGCATTTGCCATTAGTGGTTTCAGAAATGTTGCAAGCTATTAATATGATATTTAACCATTACACTTAGATTGAACTATGATAAAGGTCTTGTCTTTTCCATTTGCTGTTTattaatattttgaatattattGATTACTGATTATATGACTGTGTACAAAATCAGATAGCCATGGGAATACATTTCAAACTAGCAAACAACTTCAGATTTGTGACTAGAGTTTATATACTTGTGGCAAGTTTAGTGGAAAACCAAGTTAAATGAGTTCTTTTGGGAAAAATTTTCTTGTACAGGTCAGTTaagtttatttattactttagTGAACTTATTCAGTTTCAGAACTTTTTTTTGATGTTGAACTCATGTCAAAATGGACATGTTCATTGCATTGTCTATCTTTTTAAAGTTGTACCAACTGAAAAGAAGTCAAGAATACTCTTGTGCTTTGAATGTTGTTCCTTACCCTTCATCCTCTATTGTTGGGAAAGCAAGCCAAGAAGGCTCACatactttttttgttattttaatacCAAGCAGTGGAGCTGTCAGAGTTTTTACAGCAAGGTGAAAAAAAATAAGGATCACCTAGCTGTAAAAAATCTGACAGCCCCACTGCTCCAGGACCAGACAATATAATGATTTTAAACCAACAAGAGAACAAAATGTTTCTTCTGAACTATCATGTAAGACAAATGTACATATATGTCCATATGTAGGGTTTATACAGAGTACAAGTTCATCCTACAGTATCACAATATTTAAGGAAAGTACTCTTCAAGGCTTGGTGGGCTGAGATCAAAAAACTTACATGTCTGGTTTCCATACAGACAGGTGAGAGCATTCCtgagaagaacagaaacaacATACATTTTCCCCACACTACTAAGCATTagcttcaaattttttttaaagtccatGAACTTAAAAGAGGTAACAACATCACCAAACAGCCACTCTACAGAACTTCTTACGGCGCTCATTGCAGCATTATATTGTTCCATCTGGTGAGTGAGAATACCAAACTTGAATGGACCTTGCAGGTGGATTCTTAATGGGTAGGCAGGATCACCGTAGAGACAAAGGGGCTGGCCTGCAGGATTAAATGCAAAGTGCTCAAGGTTGTCCAGCAACCTTGAATCAGCCAACATACCAGCGTCATGTCTCCTCCCCTCTAAAGACATAGAAAAGGGTTTGAAAGAGGATcatgaaaaaaatacattaatttagAAATTTCTAATCaattttaattacaaattatAACAAACTGACTAATCTAAATAaagtatataataattattgatagtACAATTTATATGACAGAATAATATTGATAAATAGTATTACAAATAGTAGTTcaaatgataatcataataataataataataataataataataataataataacaataaagttTTTATAGAAATCAGTTTTTGCTAAACAGACTGAAACCGGACATAAATAGGTGATGTATAGAGAGACAACCGGtaagtaaatattttttttcccttaccAACTGGGTCATAAAGGTTTCCAATTAGACCATTAGGCAGTGCAACGCTTTGAAACTTTAACGCATGCACTCTTTTGTGGCCATTGTAAACTGTGCGCTGGTTTGCTCCTGGACGTGTTATAGGCCGAACAGTTCCATCAATGAatccaaagcaatttgctaaagGAGAACCCTTGGATACAATTGCATCGACGTACGTCTGAAGTTTAACTGGACTTAAAATGTTGTGGTTCCATTGTGTAACCCTGTGGGCATGATGACTGTATATGTGGTCTACCAGCTGGTTTGTTACCATGCTGAGAATTGGTACTGGTTTAGGAAACCTTTGTATCATATCTCCATATCTACATGGATAGGACAATCGCCTTAAAAGAATACAGAGACCCTCTACACCGTCACAAATAGAtctaaacaacaacaacaacaagttgtTAATAAAGATAAGCTTATATTTGACACAAGTACAAATAATCATTTTCATtgcttcagtttttgaaaaagaggGTTGAATATGGCACTTCCAACTTTTCTTGTTTAATAGTTACCTTTGTTCGCATTCAATGACGGCAGGAATTTGAAGGACATCCGAAAGAGCCACTATATCTCTCTTTCTAAATCTGAATTCAGCCAAGCACTCAGATTCATCGACTTCTTCAAGGTCAAAATCAGGGTAACCGTGGTACGGAAAATCTGGGTTTCTCGAAAAATATTGCTCATACAGTAATAGGAATTCTTCATCATCAATCACACCATCATTTTGCATGAGGAGAAGAAAAGACCGCATATCTCTAAACGACGACATATTCGAAGGAGATGTTTAAGGCCGGCGTCGCTTGGGGCTTTTGCTTAAGTGTTTATATTTCCCGCCGAGAACGAAACCCGCTACCCAGTCTTTTACCGACATGACGTCATAatttcgtcgtcgtcgtctcaTTCGTCGTcggtgcttaagctccctaatgctTTGTTAAATCAAGTGTTCTCTGGTGATAATACCAGACCTTATAAACTGATTTAGCCAATGGGCTAAATAATCTCCTTCGACCTCTGTAACTGATATTTCATAAGGGCACTTACATGTAAAACCTTGAACAAGATTCCAACAGCAATATTCCAGAATCATACTCTATATTGAACTGTTCACTTATTCTGGCTTCTTTCTATACATTGAAGTGTTGTAAAATAACTGAGTAAACTCAAGCAAGAGCCTTTCAATCCAAAAACTTAACATCAACAGGAGACAACATAAGGTTTAAATATCTTCAAAATCatgttgaaaagaaaacatttgtttACGCTTTTGTTCTTACATGTGGGGATTTAAACATAAATGAAATGCGACCAGAAATTTAACTATCTATAACCGTCACACATCACTTACAAGTCAAGTATTTTAGTATGCACGTCACATGAATCAATTGACAAAACCagcagccaaataaaataaagaaatcagGTTACATGCATATGGAAAAGTTAAAAGCCTTGGAAGACCAGTACAGTATGTTTGCCGCACTCTCCAGAAGCTCTGAGATCAGGTAATACACCTTTTAAGAGTTCTATCAAAGTACTCAAGAAAGACTCTATCACAAAATCTGTCACATGTATACTGTCAACTTGAGTGTGTGCTTTTCTTCATATACTTGAATCGACTAAGACATTTTTCCGAATATTGTCTCCTGTTGCTGATTTttgtattgaaattgaaatcaaAAACACTCAAGCATGTTAAGACATGGCTCAATTTTTGGCATCAACCACATGCAAAGTTAAAACTGTCTTTCTTTGCGAACCATGCGATCAATTGTAAAAGTTGCTAAAAACGTATTTTAATGTATTGAAAAGATTAGAGTTAAACTGATGTGACCAAGAAAAATAAGGACAGGATgttattgaaaagaaaattgaaaaaaaaaaggggacgAAATGGTTAATTAAAAGCAAGACCCAACCATGGGTAAATGTTTGGTTTACctcttaaaaaaattatgtggcTGGAACAGCATAAAAAGTGTCATGTGACCTGTTTCACTCACATCAATTTTTAACTTGAATTAAAATGAGAGTATACCAATCTAACCAGTTTCATGACATGACAAAAACACTGTATTAAATATGCACTTTGTGGTATCTCGCCACCAAATAGGTTTTCATAAGTTATGAAAATTCCAAGATTTTCTGGAAATTAGGCTCAAGTCATGTCCTAACATGCTTGagcaatattaattttttatcaaaactagaaaatattattttatgctGCAACAAATTTAACTCAAGTGACGACGCTGTTATTATGctgaaaatttcatgtaagTGCCCTTACAAAATATCACGGGCCAAGACCATAGCCCTGACCTGTCTATTTGTTAACATTTCTTGTAGTGAGATCAATTCAGGAATTGAAGCAAACTGATCGAGTTCTTCACTGGAAACAAAGTGATTTCCAAGCCCCGCACCCAGACGCTTGATTAAACTTCTCCCTTTAAAATCTTCCAGATGTTTATCTTTGAGATGCTGTGAAAGGGCACGCAGTTGGTTCATGGAGCTCAATACTTTAATTTCCATGCAGATGGGGCAAATAACTTGGAATGGGTTCAGCAGGTAGCCGTCATTACCAAATACCAACTTTACCCCAGCCTTTGTCTTGTCAAACTCCAAGAGGAACCTAGAATCTTCTACCATTATCTGAACGCATTTGGCAGTCCACTTTACATCTAAAAAGCCACGTGTTCGCTTCCCTGCATCATCGTGTAACCCCATTTCACGTTTGAGTTGCTCTGCCACTACTTCCTTACTCCTGAGAGCCCGTTTTCCATCAGCAATAGATAACTCTGCAGGACTAGGTTGAAGTTTCACCTCCACAGTCAACTTGGAGTAATTTTTTAGTACTTCAACTGCATGGGGGAGGCTGTTGTCATCACTTTCCTCAATTTCCACCTTGAACACTTCATTGCCAGTGTCGAAGTCGTATGTTACACAAATCAATTCTTTACATACATTAAATATTTTGGCCACGTTTGCAATAGACTCCCTTGTGGTACCATTTTGTGGTaccattttgtaattttttgagGCAAATGTCCGCATATTCCACACCCATGACACCTCTGAAACATGATAACACTTAACTGGAATTACTAAAAAAATCATTCCTAAATAAAGTTTGTTGGACTAATTTAGCTGCCGTTACACTTATTTGAGAAAAGGcacttattttaataattacaGTTAAAGTGGAAATAAACATCACAAgcttaaatcaaagaaaatataataaacaaaagcAGAAAAACAGCTACTGGTTTATAATATTGTACTAGTCAGACTATTATTAAGTGCAGTGTTTACCCCGATTTTGCTTCACGTGTAGGCAAGTCAATAAAGctgattaaaaggaaaaaaataaattaaacattgCTTTAGTTTTCTCTAAATTAAGCCTGAGACCTGAGATTTCGCCAAAATCCACTGTGATTTGTAATCCTTTTTCCACCGAAGAGAGGTCGAAACATAGCAGGTTGGTGTTGTCTGCAAATTGACTAATTTTAATTTCCCTTTCAAATATCGAAATTCCCTTGACAGCACTGGATTGACGAATTTTCATGGACATAAGTTCTGCGGCTAGAATGAACAAGTAGGGAGAAACTGGGTATCCTTGTCTTACTCCGGTAGAAGGTTTTATCCAGTTGGTAGCATAGCCATTATTTAGTACCGCACTTTGTATATCAGTGTAAAAGACCTTTACCCAGTTTCTTAAGCTGTCACCAAAGTTGTAAAGTTTTAGAACATGATGTATGCATGACCATTCTAaggtgtcaaaagctttctgaaGGTCTAACGATAGCAATATACCGGAGCGGTTTAGCTTCTTTGTTTGCAATGAGCCTAATATTCTCATCGATATATCTGCCTTTCACAAAACCTGTTTGATCCGGGTAAATCAACGATGGCAATATCGGTTCAATCCGTTTAGCTATTGCTTTGGACGCAATTTTATAGTCAACATTTAAAAGAGTTATTGGTCTCCAATTCTTCAGTTCTAATAGCGCTGATTCTTCTTTTGGTATTAGGGTTATTATACCTCTACGCTGTGAGATTGATAACTGTCCATTTTCATATGCAGCATTGAGACTCTCTACTAAGTCGTTTCCAATTAGGTCAAAGAACTTTAAGTAAAACTCGACAGTAAAACCATCCTCCCCTGGGGATTTTCCATTGCCGAAAGAGGCCAAGCTTTCCTTACATTCTGCATATGTTACGAGGCTGTCTAATTTCTTACTGTCCTCCTGTGAGAGACGAGGGATTTCTAGATGTTCTATGTAATGATTAAACTGCTCTTCGGTAACATCCATTTTACACGTGTAGAGATCTCTgtaataattttccatttttaacaaaatctgttcttcttcttttattaTCTCTCCCTCGTTGTCTTCTAATTCTGAGATTACCTTCTTGCTGTAATTTCTTTTCTCgagattaaaaaaatattttgtaggTCTTTTGCCTTTTTCAGCCCACAAGCATTTGGATCGAAACTTTGCAGCTTCACCTTTGCTTTCATATATTTGTTGACGTTCCTTTTTGAGATTGTCATACTTTTCAACTCTTCGTCGAGAGACATAACATCAGAATTGCTACAAATGATATGGTCAAGTCTATCCATTTCGTCCTTAATTATAAGTTCACGTTTTTTCGCTTCCTTTGCTTTTCCTTTGGCGAACGAGATAGTAAAGCATCTAATTTCCATTTTAAGCAGTTCCCAGTACATTCTTTTATCTTGAATATAATTATACTTTTCCCGAAATCCAGAATACCTCTGTCGCATTTGTTCTACGAATTTATTATCCTCCAGGAGAGCATTGTTAAACTTCCAAAAGCCAGGTCCCCTAGGGACTACTTTTGTCCAGTGCAAAGATAGTAAAAACTGTCCTATGGTCGGGTGCTATTGATGATTAAATATCAACTTTTTGGACATATTTAGTTAAATTTCTTGctacaagaaaaaaatctattCTGGATCTCATTTTTAGGGCTTTGGATACGTATGAATATTTGTTTATGTTGGGATGTTTAACTCTTTGTATGTCTACAAGATCAAAAATATCCATTGTCATTAAGATTAGATTCCAGAAACCGGTTGGTCTCCAAGGTAAACCAccctttttgtccttctttgttaGAGTGCAATTCCAGTCACCTCCTACAATCAGTGTCG from Montipora capricornis isolate CH-2021 chromosome 2, ASM3666992v2, whole genome shotgun sequence includes the following:
- the LOC138037306 gene encoding uncharacterized protein; translation: MSSFRDMRSFLLLMQNDGVIDDEEFLLLYEQYFSRNPDFPYHGYPDFDLEEVDESECLAEFRFRKRDIVALSDVLQIPAVIECEQRSICDGVEGLCILLRRLSYPCRYGDMIQRFPKPVPILSMVTNQLVDHIYSHHAHRVTQWNHNILSPVKLQTYVDAIVSKGSPLANCFGFIDGTVRPITRPGANQRTVYNGHKRVHALKFQSVALPNGLIGNLYDPVEGRRHDAGMLADSRLLDNLEHFAFNPAGQPLCLYGDPAYPLRIHLQGPFKFGILTHQMEQYNAAMSAVRSSVEWLFGDVVTSFKFMDFKKNLKLMLSSVGKMYVVSVLLRNALTCLYGNQTCKFFDLSPPSLEEYFP